One Nitrospira sp. DNA window includes the following coding sequences:
- a CDS encoding Two-component transcriptional response regulator, LuxR family, with protein sequence MRVDPTNIDSPSSKDRIRLDMYRILIVEDHPLFRSAIKQLLTKALGKVAVSEAGDAQEALHLVLNQALDMAILDINLPGRSGTDLLVDLKRASAGLRVLVLSMFPEEQYAVRVFKAGANGYLRKNVDPGEVVRAVKKILAGEEYVSESVAQQLALEARSDVLKLPHETLSGREYQVFHLLVAGKGVTEIAESLKLNVTTVSTYRSRILEKTNVKTNADLVRYAIHHSLVQ encoded by the coding sequence GTGCGGGTCGATCCGACGAACATCGACTCGCCATCCTCGAAAGACCGGATCAGGCTCGATATGTACAGAATTCTTATCGTCGAGGATCACCCGCTCTTTCGGAGTGCGATCAAACAACTCCTCACGAAGGCTCTCGGCAAAGTCGCGGTCAGTGAGGCCGGTGACGCGCAGGAGGCTCTGCATCTCGTCCTCAACCAAGCCCTGGACATGGCCATTCTCGACATCAATCTTCCGGGACGAAGCGGGACGGATTTGCTTGTGGACCTCAAGCGGGCGAGCGCCGGCTTGAGGGTCCTGGTCCTCAGCATGTTCCCGGAGGAACAGTACGCCGTGCGCGTGTTCAAGGCGGGGGCGAACGGATATCTCAGGAAGAATGTCGATCCCGGAGAGGTGGTTCGGGCCGTCAAAAAGATTCTCGCCGGAGAAGAATATGTGAGCGAGTCCGTCGCCCAACAGCTGGCATTGGAGGCCCGGTCGGACGTGTTGAAGCTCCCTCACGAAACGCTCTCGGGTCGGGAATACCAGGTGTTCCATCTCTTGGTGGCCGGCAAGGGAGTCACCGAAATCGCGGAATCGCTCAAGCTCAATGTGACGACCGTCAGCACATACCGGTCCCGTATTTTGGAGAAAACCAACGTCAAGACGAACGCCGATCTCGTTCGCTATGCCATTCATCACAGCCTCGTTCAGTGA
- a CDS encoding Integrase, catalytic region codes for MGGRRDRGYETGPGEQAQVDFGQLRVWIGEASACVHLFVFTLGYSRRLWVRAYPHERLSALLDGHERAFRHFGGVPLTCLYDNPRTLVLGRREREVQWHPVFHDFARYYGVTPRACQPYRARTKGKVGSGVKYVKRNALAGRRFVSWDALNAWLEEWMATVADQRVHGTTHERPIDRFARETLTPLGARTPYRYERERIRRVPADALVAIGAARDSGPVQYVGRTVSVQETATHYALYEGGDCIARHAKAPRYAVVMEPGHYQGLFRPGGPASPAGPPQWDPAYQPVGEVMVRDLAHYAAVVENGGGA; via the coding sequence GTGGGCGGCCGTCGCGACCGTGGGTATGAGACCGGCCCGGGCGAGCAAGCCCAGGTGGACTTCGGCCAACTCCGCGTCTGGATCGGCGAGGCCAGCGCGTGCGTCCATCTGTTCGTCTTCACGTTGGGCTATTCCCGGCGGCTGTGGGTCCGGGCCTATCCGCACGAGCGGCTGAGTGCGCTGCTCGATGGCCATGAGCGCGCCTTCCGCCATTTTGGTGGCGTGCCGCTCACCTGTCTGTATGACAATCCGCGCACGCTGGTGCTCGGCCGTCGGGAGCGTGAGGTGCAGTGGCACCCGGTCTTTCACGACTTCGCGCGCTACTACGGCGTGACCCCGCGGGCCTGTCAGCCCTATCGGGCGCGGACGAAGGGCAAGGTGGGGAGCGGGGTAAAGTACGTGAAGCGCAACGCGCTGGCCGGTCGGCGGTTTGTGTCCTGGGACGCGCTCAATGCCTGGTTGGAGGAGTGGATGGCCACGGTTGCCGATCAGCGGGTCCATGGCACCACCCATGAGCGGCCGATCGATCGGTTTGCCCGTGAGACGCTTACGCCGCTGGGCGCTCGGACGCCGTATCGCTACGAGCGGGAGCGAATCCGCCGCGTGCCCGCCGACGCGCTGGTGGCCATCGGGGCCGCGCGCGACTCGGGGCCCGTGCAGTATGTCGGCCGGACCGTGAGCGTGCAAGAAACCGCCACGCACTATGCCCTCTATGAGGGCGGCGACTGTATCGCGCGCCATGCGAAGGCCCCCCGCTATGCCGTCGTCATGGAGCCGGGACACTACCAGGGGTTGTTCCGACCGGGCGGCCCCGCGTCACCGGCTGGGCCGCCGCAGTGGGATCCCGCCTATCAGCCCGTGGGCGAGGTCATGGTCCGCGATCTTGCCCACTACGCGGCGGTGGTCGAGAACGGAGGTGGCGCATGA
- a CDS encoding Molybdenum ABC transporter, substrate-binding protein ModA — MTGIRTFGMAVAIIGGLAGVVGTAEPVQAETLTVGAAHSLKGAFQDIVPMFEKEYGVTVEILYGPSQTLRRQIEQGAPIDVFLPGAFEEVEKLQKKGLTINGGPRVFAQTSLVLIMATSASATSVSFHDGLPNLATRIALVDPKTSALGGITARLLAKMGPASKDSARVLYAEHSDDVVNMVSTGRADVGIVYRVDAIKNGQVRIIDETPAGRHTPVQFGQAVVWTCRDEVRHVAEEFFKFIASPRIQKLMLKYGFDPVSSNSVSSGDLALKLMHE; from the coding sequence ATGACGGGAATTCGGACATTCGGTATGGCGGTGGCCATTATCGGTGGACTCGCAGGCGTCGTTGGGACCGCGGAACCTGTTCAGGCTGAAACCCTGACCGTTGGGGCGGCCCATAGTTTGAAGGGAGCCTTCCAGGACATCGTGCCGATGTTCGAGAAGGAATATGGCGTGACGGTGGAGATCCTGTACGGTCCGTCGCAAACGTTGCGCCGTCAAATCGAACAGGGCGCTCCCATCGACGTGTTTCTTCCCGGGGCATTTGAGGAAGTCGAGAAATTGCAGAAGAAAGGATTAACGATCAATGGAGGGCCTCGGGTCTTTGCGCAGACCTCCCTCGTCCTCATCATGGCAACGTCTGCCTCGGCGACATCCGTCTCCTTTCACGATGGATTGCCGAATCTGGCGACCCGCATCGCCCTCGTCGATCCGAAGACCTCGGCATTGGGAGGAATTACAGCCAGGTTGCTCGCCAAGATGGGTCCCGCCTCGAAAGACAGTGCTCGCGTTCTCTATGCCGAGCACAGTGATGATGTCGTGAATATGGTGAGTACGGGAAGGGCCGACGTGGGCATCGTCTACCGCGTGGATGCCATCAAGAACGGGCAGGTGCGCATCATCGATGAAACCCCGGCCGGAAGGCATACACCGGTTCAATTCGGGCAAGCGGTCGTGTGGACTTGTCGGGACGAAGTCCGCCATGTTGCGGAAGAGTTTTTCAAGTTCATCGCGAGTCCCCGCATACAAAAACTCATGCTCAAATATGGATTTGATCCCGTGTCATCGAATTCCGTGTCATCCGGAGATCTCGCGCTCAAGCTCATGCATGAGTGA
- a CDS encoding PAS/PAC sensor hybrid histidine kinase, translating into MTSSSRQAATILIVDDDPTTLLLCTKPLREAGYTVLQAPGSSEALKLYEEHPDPVHLILTDIFLPPPGFQLSVEKNPYPRVNGLDMVERLLEKKREIRIILMSGSPGPELHSRGLARGGLPFLQKPFTSEALLTLVRQVLAGPPAAADTKKTTSSGKTEVEWVD; encoded by the coding sequence ATGACCAGCAGTTCACGACAGGCCGCGACCATTTTGATCGTCGACGACGATCCCACCACCCTTCTCCTCTGTACGAAACCGTTGCGGGAGGCCGGCTATACGGTCCTCCAAGCGCCGGGAAGTTCCGAAGCCCTCAAGCTCTATGAGGAACATCCCGACCCCGTACATCTCATCCTGACCGATATCTTCCTCCCTCCGCCCGGCTTTCAACTCTCCGTCGAGAAAAATCCCTATCCTCGGGTGAACGGCCTCGATATGGTCGAGCGACTGTTGGAGAAAAAGCGGGAGATCCGGATCATTCTCATGTCCGGCAGTCCCGGTCCTGAATTACACAGTCGCGGCCTCGCACGGGGCGGGCTCCCGTTTTTGCAAAAGCCCTTTACCAGCGAGGCCCTCCTGACCCTCGTGCGGCAAGTCCTGGCAGGCCCACCCGCCGCGGCAGATACGAAGAAAACGACTTCGTCCGGCAAGACGGAGGTCGAGTGGGTCGACTGA
- a CDS encoding Efflux transport system, outer membrane factor (OMF) lipoprotein — MLLLALSLSACNTFPAADLAPTYDPPQYVVPVSWHGSSPFVEAKPSDGELRLDWWKEFNDPVLNRLEEQAMAANPDLQAAAERFVQARDVMMRARSQYLPRIGLEIGASDNKQSVDKLFRPPNISEFGTTVYGGGLASWEPDFWSQLRNTTRVELYRAEERAADWGLARLSLQAEVAANYFTLRGYDAQSAIYAQSIDLYRNSLKLVNAQFAGAIASALDVARVESLLFSTETKYAQIQGQRQVTEQAIAILLNMAPASFKIDPVDVLRVENFTIPQTIPSTLLERRPDIAGMERRMAQANRAIGIARAAFFPNVSFNLGGGFEDNGFNLIKLANSFWSYGSAVSLPLFQAGYRRAQLQQSWSAYRETEDRYRSAVLNAFREVENNLSLTNRLTVAANRQDAAVGATQKTQDLTMELYQGGLASSLELIYAQVATLIARIDSVQIKAELLRSSVALIRALGGGWNRNQLPTDEQIQPFGTFQYTNLDKPPAAGGIDVNAPNNWVNNDLTKPAVR, encoded by the coding sequence ATGCTCTTGCTGGCGCTCAGCTTGTCAGCTTGCAACACGTTTCCTGCCGCCGATCTGGCGCCGACGTATGATCCGCCGCAATACGTCGTCCCCGTCTCATGGCATGGATCGAGCCCTTTCGTCGAGGCGAAGCCGTCGGACGGTGAATTGCGCCTGGACTGGTGGAAAGAATTTAACGATCCGGTCCTGAACAGGCTTGAGGAGCAAGCCATGGCGGCCAATCCGGATTTGCAGGCCGCCGCCGAACGGTTCGTCCAGGCCCGCGATGTGATGATGAGGGCCCGCTCGCAGTACCTTCCTCGGATCGGCCTGGAGATCGGCGCTTCGGACAACAAGCAATCCGTCGATAAACTCTTTCGTCCCCCCAATATTTCGGAGTTCGGGACGACCGTGTACGGCGGGGGGCTCGCGTCCTGGGAGCCTGATTTCTGGTCGCAGCTTCGCAATACCACGCGCGTGGAACTCTATCGCGCCGAAGAACGCGCCGCCGACTGGGGCCTCGCCCGCCTCAGCCTGCAGGCGGAAGTCGCGGCGAATTATTTCACACTGCGCGGATACGACGCCCAAAGCGCGATCTACGCCCAATCGATCGACCTCTACAGAAATTCGTTGAAACTCGTGAACGCGCAGTTCGCCGGCGCGATCGCATCGGCCCTGGACGTCGCGCGGGTCGAATCGCTGCTGTTCAGCACCGAGACCAAGTACGCTCAGATTCAAGGACAGCGCCAAGTGACGGAACAAGCGATCGCCATCCTGCTCAACATGGCGCCGGCCAGTTTCAAGATCGACCCGGTCGATGTCCTGCGGGTGGAGAATTTCACGATTCCACAGACCATCCCGTCCACCTTGCTGGAGCGTCGGCCCGACATCGCGGGGATGGAGCGCCGAATGGCGCAGGCCAACCGCGCGATCGGCATCGCCCGCGCCGCCTTTTTCCCCAATGTGTCGTTCAACCTCGGAGGCGGGTTCGAAGATAACGGCTTCAATCTCATCAAGCTCGCGAACAGTTTCTGGTCCTATGGCTCCGCGGTGTCGCTGCCGCTCTTCCAGGCCGGCTATCGCCGCGCCCAATTGCAGCAGTCCTGGTCGGCCTATCGCGAGACGGAAGACCGCTACCGTTCGGCGGTGTTGAATGCTTTTCGCGAAGTCGAGAACAATTTGAGCCTGACCAACCGATTGACCGTCGCGGCCAACCGGCAAGACGCGGCCGTCGGAGCGACACAGAAAACACAAGATCTCACCATGGAACTATATCAGGGTGGCTTGGCTTCCAGCCTTGAACTCATCTACGCGCAGGTCGCCACGCTCATCGCGCGCATCGATTCCGTGCAGATCAAGGCCGAACTGCTGAGATCCTCGGTGGCACTCATCCGGGCCCTCGGCGGGGGCTGGAACCGCAATCAATTGCCGACGGACGAGCAGATCCAACCGTTCGGAACGTTTCAATATACGAATCTCGATAAGCCGCCGGCGGCAGGCGGTATCGATGTCAATGCACCGAATAACTGGGTGAATAATGATCTGACCAAGCCCGCCGTTCGTTGA
- a CDS encoding Anaerobic nitric oxide reductase flavorubredoxin: MIDQGEFQVIVDKTQRTLLCSDLFHQAGNGEPVTQSDVVGRCRDVLVEYQQGPLANYMPYCTLTDPTIKRLAALQPKTLATMHGSVYVGDGSKALHDLATVFREVLGAQ, encoded by the coding sequence ATGATCGACCAGGGGGAATTTCAGGTGATCGTTGACAAGACGCAGCGGACGCTCTTGTGTTCCGATCTTTTCCACCAGGCGGGGAACGGGGAGCCGGTGACGCAGTCGGATGTGGTCGGCCGCTGCCGGGACGTGCTCGTGGAGTATCAGCAAGGGCCGCTGGCCAACTACATGCCCTATTGCACGCTGACGGATCCCACCATCAAACGGCTGGCGGCCCTGCAGCCGAAGACCCTGGCGACCATGCACGGCTCGGTCTATGTCGGCGACGGGAGCAAAGCACTGCACGATCTCGCCACGGTCTTTCGCGAGGTCTTGGGAGCTCAGTGA
- a CDS encoding RND efflux system, membrane fusion protein translates to MKTFGGRGIAFSAILLCVFYIGYRVYESRSDAALLREKTHEDAIPTVAVVNPKPGASTETITLPGNIVGWYEAPMYARVTGYVKMWYKDYGDQVKKGDILAEINAPDLDAEYAQAKADLDTERARYKLAEVTAKRWIALRPNHAVSEQSITVQEQNLKAEAAKVKAAEQKVRNIEAFIRFKTIVAPFDGVVTQRTINVGDLVSKEGNISTPNAITNLFTVADVHMLRLFVSVPETFGPFLQPGLTADVTVPQLPNRHFNAQFLTVARGFDVGTRTAVTVFTIENEDRALWPGSYAQVHLTAPVDRQVFMIPSTALVFQEHGTQVAMVTDDDRIHLQPITVSKLMDNAVEVAEGISTSDRIVNNPSAALLEGDKVRVVTPAPGYDLVNKGPADSKEAPNEPLKEASKEAS, encoded by the coding sequence ATGAAGACATTCGGTGGACGAGGCATTGCCTTTTCAGCGATCCTCTTGTGTGTGTTCTATATCGGCTATCGGGTGTATGAGAGCAGGAGCGACGCCGCTCTGCTGCGCGAGAAGACGCACGAAGACGCTATCCCCACCGTGGCCGTCGTCAATCCAAAGCCTGGGGCATCGACCGAGACCATTACGCTTCCCGGCAACATTGTGGGCTGGTACGAGGCGCCGATGTACGCGCGCGTCACGGGCTATGTGAAGATGTGGTACAAGGACTACGGAGACCAGGTCAAGAAAGGCGACATCCTCGCCGAAATCAATGCGCCTGATCTCGACGCCGAATATGCGCAGGCCAAGGCGGATCTGGACACGGAGCGCGCCAGGTATAAGTTGGCCGAAGTGACCGCGAAGCGTTGGATCGCGTTGCGCCCGAATCATGCGGTCTCCGAGCAGTCGATCACGGTGCAGGAACAAAACCTGAAAGCCGAAGCGGCGAAGGTCAAGGCGGCGGAACAAAAGGTCAGGAACATCGAAGCGTTCATTCGGTTCAAAACGATCGTCGCGCCCTTCGACGGCGTGGTGACCCAGCGCACCATCAACGTCGGCGACTTGGTCAGTAAAGAAGGCAATATCAGCACCCCGAATGCGATCACCAACCTCTTTACGGTGGCCGACGTCCATATGCTGCGCCTCTTCGTCAGCGTGCCGGAGACGTTCGGGCCTTTCCTCCAGCCGGGCCTGACGGCCGACGTGACTGTGCCGCAATTGCCCAATCGTCATTTCAACGCGCAATTCCTGACCGTCGCCCGAGGATTCGATGTGGGCACGCGTACCGCGGTGACGGTGTTTACGATCGAGAATGAAGACCGAGCGCTCTGGCCCGGCTCTTATGCCCAGGTCCACCTGACGGCGCCGGTCGATAGGCAAGTCTTCATGATTCCGTCCACCGCGTTGGTGTTCCAGGAGCACGGCACGCAAGTGGCCATGGTGACGGATGACGACCGAATACACTTACAACCGATCACCGTGAGCAAACTCATGGACAACGCCGTCGAAGTGGCAGAAGGGATTTCCACGAGCGACCGCATCGTGAACAACCCGAGCGCCGCGTTGCTCGAAGGCGACAAGGTGCGCGTCGTGACGCCGGCGCCCGGTTATGATCTTGTCAATAAAGGACCAGCCGACTCAAAAGAAGCGCCAAACGAGCCTTTAAAGGAAGCATCAAAGGAAGCGTCATAG
- a CDS encoding Two-component system response regulator protein, with amino-acid sequence MSQAKLFVVDDDEVARTLLAEALVKEGYDVEVFSNGQAAVERGKQTPADVVLTDIRMEQGDGFMLLKEFKRFSPETSIVLLTAFGSLEGAIEAIKLGAYDYLAKPFKKEEIRLVVQRSLEHCRLVRENARFRDDARSREPWSQLVGSSPAMLEVYKLVARVSEGRSTVLIEGESGTGKELIARAVHSNSPRREKPFIPVNCGALPHHLLESEMFGYDKGAFTGAVGAKAGLFEAAHGGTLFLDEIGDLGPALQVKLLRVMQEQEVRRVGSTSSVKVDVRIIAATNRDLATLVKEGKFRDDLYYRLNVVRIALPSLAERREDIPMLAQHFLQKYAKQSLHVKGFHSDTMAVLKRYHWPGNVRELENAVERAVSLSHGPLLLPEDLPETIRAEPQPAEAPKGDHAEAGQEALLTLDEVEKRHLTLVLKEMRGNKVKAAKILGIDRRTLYRMAERFGLNLGDETEEK; translated from the coding sequence ATGAGTCAGGCGAAATTATTCGTAGTCGATGACGACGAGGTCGCGCGCACGCTTCTGGCGGAGGCGCTGGTGAAGGAGGGGTACGATGTCGAGGTGTTTTCCAACGGTCAGGCTGCCGTTGAACGGGGCAAACAAACCCCCGCCGACGTGGTCTTGACCGACATCCGCATGGAACAGGGCGACGGGTTCATGTTGCTGAAGGAGTTCAAGCGGTTCAGCCCGGAGACGTCGATCGTGTTGCTGACGGCATTCGGCTCGTTGGAGGGCGCGATCGAGGCGATCAAGCTGGGGGCCTATGACTATCTTGCTAAGCCGTTCAAGAAGGAAGAAATCCGCCTCGTGGTGCAACGCAGCTTGGAACATTGTCGGCTGGTCCGGGAGAATGCCCGGTTCCGTGATGATGCGCGCTCGCGCGAGCCCTGGTCTCAACTGGTCGGCAGCAGCCCGGCGATGTTGGAGGTCTATAAGCTGGTGGCTCGGGTCTCCGAAGGGCGGAGCACGGTGCTGATCGAAGGCGAGAGCGGAACCGGGAAAGAGTTGATTGCGCGGGCCGTGCATTCGAACAGTCCTCGAAGGGAGAAACCCTTCATTCCAGTCAACTGCGGTGCCTTGCCCCATCACCTGCTCGAATCGGAAATGTTCGGGTATGACAAGGGCGCCTTTACGGGAGCCGTGGGGGCAAAGGCGGGGCTGTTTGAAGCGGCCCATGGCGGGACCCTGTTCCTGGATGAGATCGGTGATCTCGGGCCGGCACTCCAGGTCAAATTGCTGCGGGTGATGCAGGAACAGGAGGTGCGCCGTGTCGGCAGCACCTCGTCGGTGAAGGTCGATGTCCGTATCATTGCCGCGACGAATCGTGACCTGGCCACCCTCGTGAAGGAGGGAAAGTTTCGCGACGACCTGTACTACCGCCTCAATGTGGTGCGTATCGCCTTGCCCTCGCTGGCCGAGCGGCGGGAAGACATTCCGATGTTGGCGCAGCATTTCTTGCAGAAATACGCCAAACAGTCGTTGCACGTGAAGGGGTTTCACTCGGATACGATGGCGGTGCTCAAACGGTACCACTGGCCGGGGAACGTGCGCGAGTTGGAAAATGCCGTGGAACGGGCTGTGTCTCTCAGCCATGGCCCGCTGCTGCTGCCGGAGGATCTTCCTGAGACCATCCGAGCCGAACCGCAGCCGGCTGAAGCGCCGAAGGGGGATCACGCCGAGGCGGGGCAGGAGGCGCTCCTGACCCTGGATGAGGTCGAGAAACGGCATCTCACGCTGGTGCTCAAGGAAATGCGGGGCAACAAGGTCAAGGCCGCGAAGATTCTCGGGATCGATCGGCGCACGCTCTATCGCATGGCGGAGCGGTTCGGACTGAACCTTGGCGATGAAACGGAAGAAAAATAG
- a CDS encoding Mobile element protein, whose amino-acid sequence MSTPQLERLHAYGHQLRLYHVETDLPTVLEQAAKHERSYSEFLEDLLSREIHAKGAKHLAMRLAMARFPFQKTLESFEFKFQPSIDPNVVRELATGRYLEHGENVLLLGPPGVGKTHLAVALGMKACEQGRRVLFTTAMGLIASLGKALAENRLEDKLKLLAQPHLLLIDEIGYLPIDRQGANLFFQLVSRRYERGAIILTSNQSLGAWGEVFGDPVIASAILDRLLHHSSTINIKGESYRLREKLKAGLVKSKMAAEPGSDGISAS is encoded by the coding sequence ATGAGCACGCCACAACTCGAACGGCTTCATGCCTACGGTCATCAGCTCCGGCTCTATCACGTGGAGACGGACCTCCCCACCGTGCTGGAACAGGCGGCCAAGCACGAACGGTCCTATAGTGAGTTCTTGGAAGACCTCTTGAGCCGCGAGATTCACGCGAAGGGCGCCAAGCATCTGGCCATGCGGCTCGCGATGGCACGGTTCCCCTTCCAGAAGACACTGGAGAGTTTCGAGTTCAAGTTCCAGCCCTCGATCGATCCCAATGTGGTTCGCGAACTCGCTACCGGGCGCTATCTGGAGCATGGGGAGAATGTCCTCTTGCTCGGCCCACCGGGCGTGGGCAAGACACATCTGGCCGTGGCCTTGGGGATGAAGGCCTGTGAGCAAGGCCGCCGGGTCCTGTTCACGACCGCCATGGGGTTAATCGCCAGTCTCGGCAAGGCCCTGGCCGAAAACCGGTTGGAAGACAAGCTCAAGCTCCTGGCCCAACCACATCTGCTGCTCATCGATGAGATCGGCTATCTCCCGATCGATCGGCAGGGGGCCAACCTGTTTTTCCAGCTGGTCTCACGTCGCTATGAACGGGGCGCGATCATCCTGACGAGCAATCAGAGCCTCGGTGCGTGGGGCGAGGTGTTTGGCGATCCGGTCATCGCGTCGGCCATCCTGGATCGACTGCTGCACCACTCCAGTACCATCAACATCAAGGGGGAAAGCTACCGGCTGCGCGAGAAGCTGAAAGCCGGGCTGGTCAAGTCCAAAATGGCAGCCGAGCCAGGGTCGGACGGAATATCGGCTTCGTAA
- a CDS encoding Anaerobic nitric oxide reductase flavorubredoxin, whose protein sequence is MAQMTEVAPDLFRITTFLEPFNLQFSQFLVRDAEPLLFHTGPRALFPAVKEAVASLIDVRTLRWIGFSHFEADECGSLPEWQQLAPQAEAVCSLAGKFVSVDDCLTVRPAKGMADGEVLQTGTYRFRFLAMPHVCRIAGSRACCSKRRVSNHVKLPP, encoded by the coding sequence ATGGCGCAGATGACCGAAGTCGCCCCGGACCTGTTTCGCATCACGACCTTCCTCGAACCGTTCAACCTGCAATTCAGCCAGTTCCTCGTGCGTGATGCAGAGCCGCTCCTGTTTCATACCGGCCCGCGCGCGCTGTTTCCGGCGGTGAAGGAGGCGGTGGCCTCGCTCATCGATGTCCGGACCCTGCGCTGGATCGGGTTCAGCCATTTCGAAGCGGACGAGTGTGGGTCGCTGCCGGAGTGGCAGCAGCTGGCCCCGCAGGCCGAGGCGGTCTGCAGCCTGGCGGGCAAGTTCGTGAGCGTGGATGATTGTCTCACGGTCCGGCCCGCTAAAGGCATGGCGGACGGCGAGGTGCTGCAGACTGGCACCTACCGCTTTCGCTTTCTGGCCATGCCGCATGTGTGCCGCATTGCTGGGAGTCGGGCCTGCTGTTCGAAGAGACGTGTCAGCAATCATGTGAAACTCCCCCCTTAG
- a CDS encoding CzcABC family efflux RND transporter, transmembrane protein, with product MNEIVLIALRRPYTFVVMSILIVVMGSLTVSHMPTDVFPNITIPVTSVVWIYSGLLPQQVEGRITYLFERFLTSTVEGIKYIHSHSYYGSSITNIFLQDGVDVGRAEADIVGIAQNVVKALPPDISPPMVMRLAPSSIPVAMLQISSEHMTPAELYNLAYMRIRPLLVTVPGIVLPHPYGGQDMQVMVNLDQQKLLARHLTPLDIHDILMKQYLVLPSGDIKIKSTDWIVLTNASPLDIKHFNDIPIKREGNAFVYLRDVATVQLMGRVQQNAVLVKGKQTVIIVAMKSTEASTLDVVDGIKKMIPRAEQISPAGVKIRLLDDASTFVKDSISDVVHEMATAGALVGLIVLLLLGSWRATVIVWTSIPLSILTAIIGLHWLGETINVMTLGGLALAVGILVDDATVMIENIDRHIEMGKPLEQAIIDAANQIVVPTLVATLCIAIVWLPLFQLGGVAGYLFKPMAEAVIIAMLASFILSRTLVPTMAKYMMTSHHVAAATVGSHSDELDGELPGLLKNEKSPV from the coding sequence ATGAACGAGATCGTCCTCATCGCCCTCCGAAGACCGTACACCTTCGTCGTCATGTCCATTCTCATCGTGGTGATGGGGAGCCTGACGGTGTCCCACATGCCGACCGATGTCTTCCCGAATATCACGATTCCCGTCACCTCCGTGGTCTGGATCTACTCCGGCCTGCTGCCGCAGCAGGTGGAAGGGCGCATCACCTATCTGTTCGAACGCTTCCTGACCTCGACAGTGGAAGGCATCAAGTACATCCATAGTCACTCCTACTACGGCAGCAGCATCACCAATATTTTTCTCCAGGACGGGGTCGACGTGGGCCGGGCCGAAGCGGATATCGTCGGCATCGCGCAAAACGTCGTCAAGGCGCTGCCGCCCGATATTTCCCCGCCCATGGTCATGCGTCTCGCGCCGTCCTCCATCCCGGTGGCCATGCTCCAAATCAGCTCCGAGCACATGACGCCCGCGGAGCTCTACAATCTGGCCTATATGCGCATCCGCCCCCTGCTCGTGACGGTGCCGGGAATCGTCCTGCCGCACCCCTATGGGGGCCAGGACATGCAGGTCATGGTCAACCTCGATCAGCAGAAATTGCTCGCCCGCCACCTGACCCCGTTGGACATTCACGATATCCTCATGAAGCAATACCTCGTCCTGCCGTCCGGCGACATCAAGATCAAGTCGACCGACTGGATTGTCCTGACGAACGCGTCACCATTGGATATTAAGCATTTCAACGATATCCCGATCAAGCGGGAAGGCAACGCGTTCGTCTATCTGCGCGACGTCGCCACGGTGCAACTCATGGGCCGGGTGCAGCAGAACGCCGTGCTGGTGAAGGGCAAACAGACCGTCATCATCGTCGCGATGAAGAGCACGGAAGCCTCGACCCTCGACGTGGTCGACGGGATCAAGAAGATGATCCCACGCGCCGAGCAAATCTCTCCGGCGGGCGTGAAGATCCGGCTCCTCGACGACGCCTCGACCTTCGTGAAGGATTCGATCTCGGACGTCGTGCATGAAATGGCGACCGCCGGCGCACTGGTCGGCCTCATCGTCCTGCTGCTGCTCGGCTCCTGGCGGGCCACGGTCATCGTCTGGACCTCGATCCCGCTGTCCATCCTGACCGCCATCATCGGCCTGCATTGGCTCGGCGAGACCATCAACGTCATGACCTTGGGCGGGTTGGCGTTGGCCGTCGGCATCCTGGTCGACGATGCCACCGTCATGATCGAGAATATCGACCGCCACATCGAAATGGGCAAGCCGCTGGAGCAGGCCATCATCGACGCCGCCAATCAGATCGTCGTCCCGACGCTCGTCGCCACCCTGTGCATCGCGATCGTCTGGCTCCCGCTCTTCCAACTCGGCGGCGTCGCCGGTTACCTGTTCAAACCCATGGCGGAGGCGGTCATCATCGCGATGCTCGCCTCCTTCATCCTGTCGCGCACCCTGGTGCCGACCATGGCGAAATATATGATGACGAGTCACCATGTCGCAGCCGCGACGGTCGGCTCGCACAGTGACGAGCTGGATGGTGAGCTCCCGGGCCTCTTGAAAAATGAGAAGTCGCCGGTTTAA